The Fusarium fujikuroi IMI 58289 draft genome, chromosome FFUJ_chr01 sequence GACTGTAGAGGTTCCACCGGATGCCCGATTTCGGAAATCCGCTCAAAAGGGCCGGCGCGAAATAAACCTCCGAAGGTTAAAGACACCATCGTCACTCACAACAGCCACCGGCGTATTCTCAGATTGACGCTTCAACCACGAATTATTCTCTAGGTTAAGATAAAACTTTGCAACATGAGCAATCAACCACCTTATCCTCTGCACGAGTCAGTCCTTGATAGGATTGACCCCGAATATGCAGCATTTTACAACAAGCACATCTTCGACAAGCAGCAAGTGCACCTCCAACCAGTAGAAGCATCACGAAGCAGTGGCATCCTCATTCCAGGCAGTGGCCCTCTTCAGCCTGTCGCAAATACAATCGACTACGCCATCAGACGCACAGAGAGCGAAGGACCTGATGTCAAGGTTCGATGCTTCACGCCCATTGGCGACAAGCCAGAACAAGGATGGCCTGTGTGTATTTACTACCACGGTGGCGGCTGGGTTCTCGGCACGATAGACACTGAGAATGTCATCGCGTCACATCTTTGTGCGAGAGGCAAATGTGTCGTCGTGGCTGTTGATTACAGGCTGGCGCCTGAGGACCCATTTCCTGCGGCGGTGCATGATTCTTGGGAGGCTGTTCTTTGGGTTACGGGCGAGGGTAAAGAGATCCTTGGATTGGACACCTCGAAGCTAGCGACAGGTGAGAATGATTAGATTGGGATGCGGCGATTTATACTAATTGGATCATACAGGCGGTTCTTCTGCTGGTGCAAACTTGGCTGCTATAATGTGTCAACGAGCAGCTGATCGAGGATCCCCCAAATTTTCCCTCCAACTCCTATCCGTCCCCGTGATGGACAATACCGCCGATATAACCAACAATGTTTCATGGAAAGAAAACCAATACTCCCCGGCCCTTCCAGCACCCAAAATGCTCTGGTATCGGCATCACTATCTCCCCAATAAGGAAGACTGGGCACATCCCGAAGCTAGTCCCATTTTCTGGAACGGAGACTTCTCAAAGTTGCCGCCAGCTTGTTTTGTCGTCGGTGAACTGGATGTACTCAGGTCGGAGGGTGAGCAATTTGCGAAGAAGTTGCAGGATGCAGGTGTCAAGGCGGAGCTGAATGTCATGAAGGGCCAGCCTCATCCGTTTATTGCGATGGATGCGGTGCTCGAAGCTGGGTCGAGAGCCATTACGCTGTTTTGCGACGCGTTGTATAAGACCATGTATCAGAAATGGTGACAGGAATAGATGGAATGGAGAAGTGCCCCGAGATTCGAAGCGAGACAAGACAGTTGAATTGTCCCAGTTCTTCAATCATAATCTTTTCCTCTTGCGTCTCGTTGATCCTGTAGTAGCGACTATAAGAAATATGCCACTTGCGCCTAAGAAGAATGCCATGTTGAAGTTCTCTCTGATGTTAAGATAGACCAACGCGCATCCGAGTGACAGTAGGAAGAGCATCGAATATGACCGACTGGTGATTTCTGGTATGCCTTCTTGTGGCTCATGATACGTTCCTGGGATGGGTTCCATGATTGCTGCAGGCATTGTTCAATCGAGGAATGGTCGTCACCCTGTGGAGAAGGTTTCCAGAGTAGATTTGCTTCGTAAGTAGACTCAAGGCACTACATATATGAGGAAATATAACCGAGGTATCAAGAGAGGAAAGTTGATTCTTATTTCACGGTAGACGTTATTCTTCAGTAAACAAACTTTGCATTTTGAGGCATCGTCTTGGGGCGCGCAAAAGTAAATTGCCACGAGATCCACCATTTCTATTCATCCTTTGTAATAGACTTTTAATTAGACCTTCGGCCTTGCGCATGCCATCGCTAATATGACATGGTTCCAAAAgctaaaatattaattgcATTGTGTCACGACGGCTGTGGGCTGCTGCCAACCTTAGCATCATCGTTGACGAGGCACCCGACGTCCTTTCCCACCATTTTTCAACTGCCCGACGGGTAGCCCTGTTCGAACAGTggcttttatactttagctTGCTATTGTCCCTCCCCTCATTATCAGTAAAAACAACAAGGCAATCGGTTCTACTAAAGGGATCGAGTGTCGCAGCCTACACTGATATAAATACCAAGCATACCACTGTTGTTTCTTTAGCTTACATGTATGCTGGCTTTATTCCCTGATTTCTTCTGGTTGTTGATAAATCGGTTCAGACTAgattatagctttatagtaCAACGAGGAGCTCTCTTCATTTCCCAACCTATTATAGCAACTTGCATAACTTTAACCATGCCAGGACAGACTGACATCTTCATCTACCAACAATGAAATACTGGAAGGATCGCTACCGTATGACCAAAGTACGTGCCTCTCTTTGGTCTACCTCAGGGAGTCGTACCCTTATCTTGTATTTTCTTTCGACGGCAGCCTGATTCTCAAAAGGAACTTGCACAATACCTTGGTCCTCAAGAATACCATCGAGAACGGAAACATCACTAGCGAAGATTGAAGTAAGTACATTGATGACTTCAAATGGGGCGCTATCGGGGCTTCTGCGTGGGTTATCCGTCAGCCATTCCTGAAGCTTTTTGGGCAGGACTGAGAAAAAGCTCTGCTGCAGATCTTTGCCGCCTTTCGTCACATAGATAATGAGCTGGTCGTCGCAATCGTGTATATGAGCCAAGGCATTATATCTCAGATCAGACTGGATTACTTGGCCATCTTGGAGGATTTCCAGTTTCATAAAAATGTAGATGACTTCGACGATTTGGACTGTGCGTAGTCGCTGGTATAAAGAGAGTGCATCATCGCAGGACCCGTAACTGTTAAATGTTGCACCAACACTGACAAGATGACGCACAATCAGATTGATGTCCCGAATCAGAACGGATAGACTTACCGAGCAATGTGATATGCCTTGGGACGTAAATTCCATCGTCTCGACTGGTATGTTGAGACACATTCCAACTTTTCCTTAACACATCTGGAAAGATAGCGATCTTCAATCGAGAGCCATCTGAAAAGAGGTTGTAGCCGTCGCACCTCTATCAGATCGAAATTTAACATCTTGATATTAGATTCCAGTAATCTCTTGAGACCTTCACGGTCTCCGATAGCAAACTCCGTGTCAACAGAACACAGTTCATCAAATCTGAATGGATGACCCGGTTGCCGTGGATGCCTGACTGGGAAGATTTTTGCTTTTCGGATTGGCTCTGCAGGAAATTCGGGCACCAATCCATTCGTCTCATCCATCAAGAATAACATGTTTCTTTTAGTGTCAGATAGACTTGTCGAAGACGGGTCCAGGAGTTTGTCGTAAGCGGATACACTGATGCCCAATTTTCCGATAAAGAATTCCTTTAAATTGGGGTAGCATCCCTTCAGGCTGCTATTCAATTGTGTTGTTCCCGCCTCGGACCAATAGCATTCTGAGGCTGAAAGCCACATCAAAGAGGCACCACGTTTGACCAAGATAACACTACATTCATGAAATGCAATTCTAACACTTGATTAGTTCGGTACGAAAAGACGTATTTAATATACCGGGAGACCCACCTCATTTCAGGCGACGCAATGATCTCCTTGTCCAGATATTCGTAAATGTCTGCAACGCGAATAACATCTTCACAACCTTCTTTTCGTAGGAGAAGCAATTCCTTGACCAAGTCTTTGACGGTAGCATCTCGTATACCCATTTCCACATGGAACATATTGTAGAGACTTTCCATCTCTCGTTTATCGTGAATCCTTTCTTCGTAAAAGCGCCTAAGCGAATATGCAGAGAGCATGTCAGTAGGCGCAGTCCAGAGACAACTGGAGAGGCCTGTCCAAGTTGGTCCGGTCTTATCGATGTACAGGATACCAGAATTGCCAAAGAACTCCCTATAAAAGTGTCAACGCGATTTTCAAAGTGATGCAGATGAAAGCCTACAGTGTTCGCTCTCTTTCGTCGCCGATGGATTCCAGAAACCTCGCCCTTATGGCTATGTATAATTCAACCACTTTGCCCGTCTGCCAAGGCGACAGTCGATTGCATGAGTGCTTGATGGACTCTAGAATTTCCAGCAGAAAATCCATATCATTTTCCCATTTCACGCTGAAATGTTTTGTTAGAAAAGTCCATTTGGTACCGATAGCCAGATCCATAtgttcctccttctcaagcttcaggaAAGGAAACTCATCAGGATACTCCATGTATTGCTTCACGCAGtctttgagctccttgagggGGATCCATGCATCTTGGAGATTCAGTGAACGGCCTGCAACGCATAGGTTCTGCGCGGGAAGACCTTTAATCTCTGATACGAGGGCTGGGTTTTTCAGCAGTCGGGGCCCGTCAAAGACCCAAAGATGTTGAACAAAGCCCAAAAATCTATCTGGACGATTCTTGAATACATATTTATATTCCTCGGATAGAACGTCGATGTCGTCAGTGATTGAAGAAATGCCCCCGTTTGACTCTTGCTCGGCGAGGGTTTTCGGCCCAAATAGACTTAGCCTTTCCCGGATGCCAAGGCAATCACATAACCACTTTTTCCAGGATAAATGAAACAAGCCGGGCTTTTTTGGTTCATCCTTCAGTATTTCGGGGTGTAAGAAGTTGAGAGAATGACTCAGCCCAAACATACCAAGGCCCATAAGACTCCGGGGGGCATATGGGTGATCCATTCCCGGTAGATACACAATGGTCCTACAaggcatctccatcttcatttCGAGAGTCATTATCTTCACGGCGTGGTAAGGCTGCTCATTTTCAGCGTTGAAAGACTGATGGGTGAGGTATAGGTAACGGAGATAGCTTTTGATATCATGGAGTGAAAGGTCTTTGGAAGACGAAAACCTATCCAATATCAAGCTCCTCACCTGAACTACCGTCGCCTGTAAGACTCCGAGTTGCTGGTATAGAGCTCTTGGGTAGTGTCCACGGCTGGTAGAACTGCTAACGACTCGCAAATTCAAGTTTTCGGGGATATCGAAGTTTCCTGTTGTGGGAAAATAGACCGGCCCAGACGCTGCGGATACCATACTGCCATCTCTCAGTTGCAGGAGACGAACTGTTTTTATCCTCTCAGAATGTTCCTCATCGACGAAAAGTTTTGAAAGAAGCCGAGCTAGAGCACCGTACCACTCCTGCGTACGACACACCGTAGCCCGGCTCAAGCTGGGGTTGTGAAAATGTAATTTCAACAGTTTGAGACATTGAGTACTGTTGAGAGTTGCAAGACCATATTCTTTCAGCGTATTTGCCACTTCTTGGGGGTATTTGCTTGAAAGAAACGGATCATTGATCGGGTCGTCTAAGAGAGGTCTTCCAGCTTTGTCTTGAGCATCTGCAATAAGAACATTAAGGTGGTTAATAAGACGCCAATGCTTTATATCTCGAGATATTAGAACAGGATTTTGCGCGACCCAACTTCGGATATCAGTGTCAAGGCCAGACCAGAAATGGTCTGAATCTCTTACTCTGGGCGTAAGGAACAGTGGCCAGTGATAACGAAGAGTCGCGTGCTCGCAGAACTGTAAAATCGCTTGAAAGAACGCAGTCGCGACCTGGTCCCGGATACTAAGATTATGGGCTGAGGTGGCGACTACACTATATtggtcatcttcaagctcgaagTCTGAGTGAATATGGAACTTGTGTAAAATGATCAGCGGATAGATATCGGCCTGAGTCTGGTGTAACTTACTCCAAGGGGAGATGTTTGCAGCGGCGCAAAGTTGAATAATTTCTTTGTCTTAGTATCAGCTTGTACCTTGAAGTCGTCCGTCAAGGGGAAGGCCAGCATGAGATTCGGTGCCATATCGTCTGCTGACTGCTCTATCAGATGGTAAAGTTGGGTATGAGTTTTTTCCTTCCACTCGTCAACAGTAGTCACTTTTAGAGATACCCGATATTCATCAACAGTGTGCTTCCAAAAATACTTGGATTGCTGCATGCTGCCACCTTTGCTGAAAAATTCGACCTTCATTGATCGAAGATCTTTCAGAAAAAGCAGGCATTCCtcctcaaggccttcaaaCTGAGAGATAACGACTTGTCTTAGGTTATGGATATCTTCCTTGCTGCCTTGGTCATGGAGGTGGAGCGTGATGCGAGTAAAATCGTTGGGGATGGTCTCTGCAGATGTGACCCAAGTAGGTCTCATCATATCGCTATCAACATCGAATACATTATGTTGAAACTCAAATGAGAAATTTCCAGATTGAATATGAACCTTCTTGGTGGCGGCGACAATAGTCTTGAAATTGGCTCCTTTCATGTGTTCTTTGTTGACTGGCCGGCaaatatcttcaacatctgCCTTGGTTAGATCGTCATTATTGCAATCAATGACAATTCTGTTAGGATGtatcttgaagttgatgaaaggAGATTCATTTGCTGCGCTAGCCTTGGAAAAGGTTTTGCCATTGGTATACCGGAGGAGTTCGTATAACAATCTCTGGATGCTGAGTTGAATATGCTTCCCCAAAAGCCTTCTTTGAGTCAGCCATCCTCTATGTATTCACGTTTTCAAGTCACTTACGTGCCATGGCCGTTCAAGCTTTGGATGATCTGTTCTGCTTCCTGCACGCTTGCCATAATTGCAAATTCGGGTAAATGGATGTTAATACAGTATGTGGTGAAAAACCAGTGATGGAGGAACCAAAGATTGGGGGGGCGGGAGGGAGGGCATGTTTTGAAGATCAGAGAGGAAGCACAAAATGGCAAGTCCTTGTTGGCAGGGTTATCAACCAACATGCATATTCTGAGACGCCATTTCTGCAAGCCGACGGATTGGGGGAAATTAGAAGGCAAGAGGGGTATTCAacagtaaaatataaaaatattactCTGTAGTCTAGGACTCTTAGTAAAGATAATAAGTCGTGAGAGTTCTTGTAATATATATCTGATACAAGTCATAAGTCTTAAGCAATATTCCAGtatttaactaaaattaTCGAGATATGGTTTCCAATCTCAACACCCATGTCGTTCATTCACCTGAAGCTGAACATTGCGCCTGGGGTTTGCATCCTAAGCTTACCTTAATCTAGAAATTAGCGCCCGGGCTCCATCCCCGCCACAGGCCGTAATATTGCGTGCTATAATTAAACCTCGACCTATTGTATTTCGCTTGTCAATCTTTATGCTTGGTAGAATACATCCTTCTTTAGTTATGACATTTTTACCAATTATAAGTCGATtgctaattattataatggTAGAATCTAGATCTATTCAATTAAAGTTGGCATAGGATCTCCTGCCGATCGACATGTTTGAACTGTAGCTAAGCTGCCGCTCAGCCAAAGGCGGAGTTAGAGCTGATGAATAGCTGAGCCAAAATTGAGCCAGTGTGCGAAAGTGCAATAAAAGCAGCAGTCCCTAGTAAATCACGTGTCGGTTGAGTTTCGTCTCTATATACCATAAGAGACGAGGAACGAGCTTCTGTATCCGAAACATACTGCCTTGACCGAACAGTTGCTGTTCTTAATCGTCCTGGAGAACGTTTTTGGACAGT is a genomic window containing:
- a CDS encoding related to lipase 2; the encoded protein is MSNQPPYPLHESVLDRIDPEYAAFYNKHIFDKQQVHLQPVEASRSSGILIPGSGPLQPVANTIDYAIRRTESEGPDVKVRCFTPIGDKPEQGWPVCIYYHGGGWVLGTIDTENVIASHLCARGKCVVVAVDYRLAPEDPFPAAVHDSWEAVLWVTGEGKEILGLDTSKLATGGSSAGANLAAIMCQRAADRGSPKFSLQLLSVPVMDNTADITNNVSWKENQYSPALPAPKMLWYRHHYLPNKEDWAHPEASPIFWNGDFSKLPPACFVVGELDVLRSEGEQFAKKLQDAGVKAELNVMKGQPHPFIAMDAVLEAGSRAITLFCDALYKTMYQKW